GCTGCCCCGGCGGTGGCGCAGACACCTGCCCGGGTGCGGCTGGCGACGTTGGCGCCGAGCGCGCTACTCTGGCTGCACTACGTCGCCCAGGACCAGCGCCTCTACGAGAGGCGGGGCGTACAGGTGCTCCCCGTGCAGGTCTCCGACAGCGCCGTACTGGTGCAGTCGGTTGCCAGTGGCAGTGCCGAGGCTGGCGTTGCACTGGGTGACAACGTGATGCGAGCCGTGGATCGGGGAGCGCCCGTGATCATCACGGGAGCCATCCTGTACAAGCCCATCCTGCGCCTGATCGGCAGCACGGCCGACGTGGCGAGCCTGAGAGGTAAGCGGGTCACGGCGGGTGCCGTCGAGGGCGGCACGACCGACCTGCTCGTCTACCAGCTCTTGAAGAAGGGCGGTCTCGCCCGACAGGACGTGCAGATGGTGGCCATGCCTAACTCGCGGGACCGGCTGGTGGCGCTGCGCAACGGGCAGCTGGCGGGCGCGCTTCTCATCGCCCCGTTTGACGTGGAGGCCATCCGATCCGGGTTTACGGTGCTGGACGTGTACCGGGAGCCGTGGCTGGAGACCCCGCTCATCGTCAACGCCAACTGGGCGAGGCAAAACCGGGCAGCGGCGTCGGCCCTGACGCTGGCATTGAAGGACGCCGCACGGTGGATTTACGACCCGGCCAACGGGGACGAGGCAGTGGCGATCCTGGCTCGCAACACGGGTATCGCGCCCGACGTGGTGCAGGAAGCTTACTGAGTTCATCGTGAGAGACCAGCAGGCTATCAGCCCGGACCTATCGGTGCCGGCCGACAGCCTGCGCAACATCCTGCGCATCCAGCAGGAGCTGCACGGCGGGCCGGATCCGGCCTTCGACCTGTATCGCTATTACGATCCCTCATTCCTGCAGGAACGCTGAGCGGCACGCGTACAACGGTACCACCGTCTGCGGCACGACGCCCGGAGGCTCACCATGCCGGGCGTCGTCTTTTCGTGGCCCCCGGGCACCCCTAGCAGGTTTCTCGGGAGTGCCGGCTACAGATCCTCAAGCAGGCGGCGGGGGTAGTCGAGCTCCTGGTGATGTTGGTCATTGCCGGGGTTATGATGGCGGCCATCCAGCTCTTCCGGATCCGGGCGTTCGTGCAGATGCTGCGGGTCCCCACCCACTACCTGGCGCCGCTGCTGTTGTTGCATCGGCTCAACTTCTCCGGTGCGCCGTTCGATAGATGGACCAGTGTCCGCGTACAAGACAGGCGACTGCTCAGCAACGAGCACAGGAGGAGGACGCGGGTTTGTCATTCATGGAGAACAAGGCCATGTTCGCTGCCTATTCACGCCTGACGGTGGTCAACCATTTCAAGAACCTCCGCGCCGGTAACCGTTCGCCTCGGTCGGGCACGGCCGCGATGGATTTCCACGAGTTCATGGATGCCATCGAGAAGCGAACGGTCGTCTCGGCCGAACGGTCTCGCAGCCTGCCGGCCAGCGAGGTCTTGCAAAGTGCCATCAATGCTCGATACACGGGCGATTACCGCTTCGAACGGCAGGTGTTGGGGATCGTCGAGACGGCGTATACCCTTGGACTCGTCGGGCCTGACGGGACGCTGGCCCCTCCACGAAGTAGGTATGCCTGAACGAGCCGGCCGGGCCGCCGGCGCTCGTCCAGCGGCCCGACGGGAAAGATCTTTCTGTTGCTTACGCGGGAGGCGAACCGGTAGCCGCCTTCGGGTCGGTGGGCCAGCAGAAGGCCGAGCATCCCGCCGTCATGCTGGCGTGAAGTGCAGCGTGAAGCGGCGATGACGCTGGAGCCAGCGCTTCACTGCTTGGTGCTTGTGGGTGGCGTAGTTGTCGAGGATCAGATGCATCTCGCCGTCGGGGTGGGTCTTGTCCAGGCGTCGCAGGAAACGCAGGAACTCCTGATGGCGATGGCGCCGGTAGCCTTCGCCGTCGACCTCGCCGGTGGCGAGGTTCAGGGCGGCAAAGAGGGTGACGGTGCCGTGGCGCTCGTAGTCATGGGTGTGTCGCGCCACCTGGCCAGGCCGCAGCGGCTGCAGGGGTTGCGTGCGGTTGGTGGCGGATCTGGCTCTTCTCGTCCACGCAGAGCACCAGAGCATTTTCGGAAGGGTGCAGGTACAGCCCGACGATGTCGACCACTTTGGCTTCCAGCTCGGCGTCCCGGCTGTACTTAGAGGTCTCGACCCGATGCGGTTGCAACTTGTGGCGGCCCCAGATGCGATGGACGGTCATGTGGCTGACGCCCTGGGCGCGGGCCAGCCGCCGCGTGCTCCAGTGGGTGCGAGGCTCCGGGGGCGTCAACGTCTGGGCCACGATGGCGCTCACCTTGTCAGGGCCGTAGGTCCGTGGACGGCCCGAGCGGGGAGCTTCCTTCAGTCCCTCCAGCCGATGCTGAGCAAAGCGGGTTCGCCGCAGGCCGACCGTCGGCAGCGAGCAGCCCAGCGCCGCGGCGATCTCTTTGTTCATCTTCCCCTCCGCCTCATCTTCCACTCCGCCGCGGCCAGGATGATGCGGGCCCGCAACACGTTCCGCTGCGGCGCCGTTCGCGTCC
This genomic interval from Limnochorda sp. LNt contains the following:
- a CDS encoding ABC transporter substrate-binding protein, producing MAAITLVASLVSGVAAPAVAQTPARVRLATLAPSALLWLHYVAQDQRLYERRGVQVLPVQVSDSAVLVQSVASGSAEAGVALGDNVMRAVDRGAPVIITGAILYKPILRLIGSTADVASLRGKRVTAGAVEGGTTDLLVYQLLKKGGLARQDVQMVAMPNSRDRLVALRNGQLAGALLIAPFDVEAIRSGFTVLDVYREPWLETPLIVNANWARQNRAAASALTLALKDAARWIYDPANGDEAVAILARNTGIAPDVVQEAY